One genomic segment of Microbacterium sp. ProA8 includes these proteins:
- a CDS encoding amidohydrolase family protein encodes MRVVDGHLHLWNPEVLTYDWLEGPLLRSFGPEELDLALQDAPDDDFGFVFVQAECAPDQSVAEVDWVASLAPHVPLRGIVARAPLEDPAATDAHLQAFASRPLVVGVRRLLQSEPDGFAAEPGFRDAARAVASAGLSFDACVRWTQLADVVELADAVPELTIVLDHLGKPPVGSADDAAPTGGTPWAAELRRLARRHNVVCKLSGLPAESEGEWTSAQLRPFLDVALDAFGPHRLLFGSDWPVSAPYGRWVETVVSWLDDRVGPPDREAVLAENAERIYRLG; translated from the coding sequence ATGCGAGTCGTGGACGGACACCTCCATCTCTGGAATCCAGAGGTTCTGACGTACGACTGGTTGGAAGGACCGCTGCTCCGATCTTTCGGACCGGAGGAGCTCGATCTCGCGTTGCAGGACGCTCCCGACGACGACTTCGGCTTCGTGTTCGTCCAGGCGGAGTGCGCGCCGGACCAGTCGGTCGCCGAAGTCGACTGGGTCGCCTCGCTCGCACCGCACGTGCCGTTGCGCGGCATCGTCGCGCGCGCGCCGCTCGAGGATCCCGCCGCCACCGATGCGCACCTGCAGGCTTTCGCGAGCCGGCCGCTCGTGGTCGGGGTGCGCCGGCTGCTGCAGTCCGAGCCCGACGGTTTCGCCGCGGAGCCCGGCTTTCGCGACGCCGCCCGGGCCGTGGCATCCGCCGGCCTGTCCTTCGACGCGTGCGTGCGCTGGACGCAGCTGGCCGACGTGGTCGAGCTCGCCGACGCCGTGCCCGAGCTCACGATCGTGCTCGACCACCTCGGCAAGCCGCCGGTCGGTTCGGCGGACGACGCGGCCCCGACCGGCGGCACGCCCTGGGCGGCGGAGCTGCGCCGGCTGGCCCGACGCCACAACGTCGTGTGCAAGCTGTCGGGCCTGCCGGCGGAGTCGGAGGGGGAGTGGACCTCCGCGCAGCTGCGTCCGTTCCTCGACGTGGCGCTGGACGCCTTCGGTCCGCATCGCCTGCTGTTCGGCAGCGACTGGCCGGTCTCAGCCCCGTATGGCCGCTGGGTCGAGACCGTGGTCTCCTGGCTCGACGACCGCGTCGGCCCGCCCGATCGTGAGGCCGTGCTCGCCGAGAACGCCGAGCGGATCTACCGCCTCGGCTGA
- a CDS encoding FadR/GntR family transcriptional regulator: MAVTDEAIEKIKDMIVRGELGPGSRLPPEKDLAERLGLSRSSMREAVKALEVIRVLDVRRGDGTYVTSLEPQLLLEAISFVVDLHDDDSLLEIFAVRRVLESHATGLAAQQASDDEVAALDAEISGVAPDTDIESLVEHDVRFHSAIALLAGNQYLASLLDSLTSQTVRARVWRGLTQAGAVERTLAEHRAILDAIADHDAELATSIAQVHIAGIERWLRQARDHA, translated from the coding sequence GTGGCCGTCACCGACGAAGCGATCGAGAAGATCAAAGACATGATCGTGCGCGGCGAGCTGGGTCCCGGGTCCCGGCTGCCTCCCGAGAAGGATCTCGCCGAGCGCCTGGGCCTCTCGCGCAGTTCGATGCGCGAAGCGGTCAAGGCGCTCGAAGTCATCCGGGTGCTGGACGTGCGGCGCGGCGACGGCACGTACGTCACGAGTCTCGAGCCGCAGCTCCTCCTCGAGGCGATCTCGTTCGTCGTCGACCTGCACGACGACGACTCGCTGCTCGAGATCTTCGCCGTGCGCCGGGTGCTCGAGTCCCACGCGACCGGCCTGGCGGCACAGCAGGCGAGCGATGACGAGGTCGCGGCGCTGGATGCCGAGATCAGCGGAGTCGCCCCCGACACCGACATCGAGTCCCTGGTCGAGCACGACGTGCGCTTCCACAGCGCGATCGCGCTGCTGGCCGGCAATCAGTACCTCGCCAGCCTGCTGGACAGCCTGACCAGTCAGACGGTGCGGGCACGCGTATGGCGGGGGCTGACGCAGGCGGGCGCCGTCGAACGCACCCTCGCCGAGCACCGGGCGATCCTCGACGCGATCGCCGACCACGACGCCGAGCTCGCCACCTCGATCGCCCAGGTCCACATCGCCGGCATCGAACGCTGGCTGCGACAGGCGCGCGATCACGCCTGA